A single window of Pyrus communis chromosome 10, drPyrComm1.1, whole genome shotgun sequence DNA harbors:
- the LOC137747736 gene encoding uncharacterized protein yields the protein MIVLKTTIEKEMLEHIRKAKTPKEAWNTFATLCSKKNNTRLQLLKNELLSVAQRNMTIAQYFHKIKSICHENFELNPSAAIVESIIKRIIIHGLRPEYEGFIASIQEWPNQPSLVEFEKLLADQEALAKQMGEVLSRGEDEAFYTNKSKGSFKQHVGRGSKRNGDKAKCHQEGGSFHQGGVPTYHDNCSQSQNNKRFEGKRYNCGKKGHKVKDCWFKRHAESNVATSNLKKKSEDDWDAVTYLAI from the coding sequence ATGATTGTCTTGAAAACCACAATTGAAAAGGAGATGTTGGAGCACATAAGGAAAgccaaaacaccaaaagaagcatggaacACCTTTGCCACACTATGTTCAAAAAAGAACAACACAAGACTACAACTTCTCAAGAACGAGCTGTTATCGGTGGCCCAAAGgaacatgacgattgcccagtactttcacaagatAAAGTCTATTTgccatgaaaattttgaattaaaccCTAGTGCTGCCATTGTAGAATCcataataaaaagaataattatccatgggtTGAGACCCGAATACGAAGGCTTTATTGCCTCTATACAAGAATGGCCAAACCAACCAtcacttgttgagtttgaaaaattgcttgccgatcaagaagctttggcaaaGCAAATGGGAGAGGTCTTGTCAAGAGGTGAAGATGAAGcgttctacaccaacaaaagtaaaggcagcttCAAGCAGCATGTCGGTAGAGGATCTAAGAGAAATGGTGACAAGGCAAAATGTCATCAAGAAGGAGGAAGTTTTCATCAAGGGGGAGTTCCAACGTATCATGACAATTGTAGTCAGTCCCAGAACAATAAAAGGTTTGAGGGAAAACGCTACAATTGTGGAAAAAAGGGCCACAAGGTGAAGGATTGCTGGTTCAAAAGGCATGCAGAGAGTAATGTTGCCACTTCCAACTTaaagaagaaaagtgaagatgattgggacgccGTAACATATCTGGCCATATAA